A stretch of Lathyrus oleraceus cultivar Zhongwan6 chromosome 6, CAAS_Psat_ZW6_1.0, whole genome shotgun sequence DNA encodes these proteins:
- the LOC127093356 gene encoding uncharacterized protein ycf45, whose translation MACWMVVSAWSLKTTPPLLSLSPSLSTFKFKCCATHNDDLQALLQILPSDLHHNLLNQPNRTHLLEVILDLGRFPEARYLGKYGNHYLRNSEVTVKELEYAHGAVGEFGNDNRAGIEGTLHRISAIRSRNGGIVGLTCRIGRAVTGHIDMVYDLLQYGKSILFVGRPGVGKTTVMREIARVMSDEFHKRVVIVDTSNEIGGDGNIPHAAIGSARRMQVPMPSMQHSVMIEAVENHMPEVIIVDEIGTEAEAQACRSIAERGIMLIGTAHGQQIENVMKNPTLSDLIGGIESVTLGDAEARARKCQKTILERKGPPTFDFLIEMRDRHYWLTHQTDKSVDMLLRGKSPQVEVRKRDENCKVVIEKSKAYDKCQI comes from the exons ATGGCATGTTGGATGGTAGTATCGGCATGGAGTTTGAAGACAACGCCACCGTTACTCTCTCTGTCACCGAGCCTCTCCACATTCAAATTCAAATGTTGCGCAACACACAACGACGACCTCCAAGCTCTCTTACAG ATTCTTCCATCCGATTTGCATCACAATCTCCTCAACCAACCTAACCGCACTCATCTTTTGGAG GTTATATTGGATTTGGGCCGTTTTCCCGAAGCACGCTATCTAGGAAAATACGGTAACCACTATCTAAGGAATTCTGAG GTAACAGTGAAAGAGTTGGAATATGCTCATGGAGCTGTTGGGGAGTTTGGGAATGATAATAGAGCTGGTATTGAGGGTACTTTGCACAGAATATCTGCAATTAGGAGTAGAAATGGTGGTATTGTTGGTTTGACGTGTAGAATTGGGAGGGCGGTTACTGGCCATATTGACATGGTTTATGATCTGCTTCAATATGGCAAGAGCATTTTGTTTGTTGGAAG GCCTGGGGTTGGCAAGACTACTGTTATGAGAGAGATTGCTCGTGTAATGTCAGATGAATTTCATAAAAGAGTG GTGATTGTCGATACCAGTAATGAAATTGGAGGTGATGGCAATATTCCTCATGCAGCAATAGGCAGCGCACGTAGAATGCAGGTACCCATGCCATCGATGCAACATAGTGTGATGATTGAGGCGGTAGAAAATCACATGCCTGAGGTGATTATAGTAGACGAGATTGGCACAGAAGCTGAAGCTCAGGCTTGCCGATCGATTGCTGAGCGAGGCATCATGCTTATAGGAACTGCTCATGGTCAGCAGATTGAGAATGTCATGAAGAATCCTACACTCTCTGACCTG ATAGGCGGAATTGAAAGCGTTACTCTGGGAGATGCAGAAGCCAGAGCAAGAAAATGTCAGAAGACAATTCTTGAGAGAAAAGGTCCTCCAACATTTGATTTCTTGATTGAGATGAGAGACAGACACTACTGGCTTACACATCAG ACCGACAAAAGCGTAGATATGTTGCTTCGAGGCAAGAGTCCACAAGTTGAG GTACGCAAAAGAGATGAAAATTGCAAGGTTGTGATCGAAAAATCTAAAGCATATGATAAATGCCAAATTTGA